CGGGCCTCCATCGACAGCAGATCCGCCGGGGGCAGCGCGGCGGTCAGGGGCGCCAGGGCACCTGGCCACCCCTTGACCGCGCCGTTGTGGCTGAACAGCCAGGGCCCCGAGGCGTACGGCGCCGCGGCGGCCTCGGCGTCGGCTCCCGCAAGCGTCGCGTCCCGTACGGCGGCCAGGATCGCCGTGCTGTTCACGACCCGTGCCAGATCCGCGAAGGACAGGTCCGCCCAGATGGGTCCGGCCCGTCGGTACCGTGCCGGGACCGGGTCGCCCTCGGCGTACCAACCGACCCCGAAACCATCGGCGTTGACGGTGCCGTACCGCTGCCGCCTGGGCGCCCAGGACTGGCGGTAGAGGCTGTGCGGGGGCGCCACGAGGAGGCTGCCGAGCGGCTCCCCAGGGCCCAGATACGCCAGGTGACGGCACATCAGACGGATCCCGAACGGGCCGTGCGGAAGCCGGAGAAGATCTGCCGCCTGATCGGATAGTCCCAGTTGCGGAACGTGCCCCGGCAGGCCACCGCGTCCACGGCGAACGAACCACCGCGCAGCACCTTGTGGTCGGGGCCGAAGAACACCTCCGAGTACTCCTTGTACGGGAACGCCTGGAACCCGGGGTAGGGCTCGAAGTCGCTCGCCGTCCACTCCCACACGTCACCGATCAACTGCCTTACGCCGAGCGGTGATTCGCCCTGCGGGTAGCTTCCGGCGGGGGCGGGTCGCAGATGCCGTTGGCCCAGGTTGGCGTGCTCGGGCGCGGGATCGGCGTCGCCCCACGGGTAACGCGTCGAGCGGCCGGCGGCCGGGTCGTGGCGGGCCGCCTTCTCCCACTCGGCCTCGGTGGGCAGCCGCCGTCCGGCCCAGCGGGCGTAGGCGTCGGCCTCGTACCAGCACACGTGGACCACCGGCTCGTCGGGCGGCACGACCTCGGTGACGCCGAAGCGCCTGCGCAGCCACTGTTTGCCGTCGCGGCTCCAGAACAGCGGGGCGTGGATGGAGTGCCGGCGGATGTGTGCCCACCCGGCCGGGGCCCACCAGCGCTCGTTGTCGTAGCCGCCGTCGTCGATGAAGGCCTGGTACTCGGCGTTCGTCACCGGAGTGGTGTCGATGTAGAAGGGATCCACCTCACGCCGGTGCGCCGGGCGTTCGTTGTCCAGCGCCCACGGCTCGTCGGAGGTACCCATGGTGAACGGGCCGCCGGGGACGAGGACTTCGGCCGGGCCGGTGAACAGCGGGGCCGGTTCCGGGTCGGGGGCGGTCAGGGCCTGGGGGCCCTTGCGGAGCTGATGGGTGATCAGCATCGTCTCGTCATGCTGCTGTTCGTGCTGCGCGATCATCCCGAAGGCGAACCCGGCCTCGGTGAGCCGGGTCCCGTGGAGCGCGGCGCCCTCCAGGACGTCCAGCACCCGCCCGCGCACCTCCGCCGCGTAGCGCCGGGACTCCGCGGGCGACAGCAGGGGCAGTGTGGGGCGTTCGGAGCGCGGGTGCTCGAAGGCGTCGTAGATGCCGTCGATCTCGGGCCGTATCGCCTCCTGGCCGGCGACGGTCCGCAGCAGCCACTGCTCCTCCTGGTTGCCGATGTGGGCGAGGTCCCACACGAGCGGCGACATGAGCGGCGAGTGCTGGGCGGTCAGGTCGGGGTCCTCCACGCAGCTGGTGAGCAGGGTCGTGCGGTCCCGGGCGGTGACCAGGGTGGTCACGGCCCGCTCGCGGACGGTCTCGGGGTCGACGGAGGCGTCGGCGGACGGGTTGGTCATGTGCGGACTTCCTTCTTCCCGAGCGAACCGTGCGTCCGGTCCAGCAGATCGTCGGCGGGGCAACGGCCCCGGATCACATAGCGGTGCAGATACGTCTCGACGGCATCCGTGACCTCGCGTGTGGCGCCCAGCCGTGGCAGCGCCTCCAGCGCCGTCCCGAAGCACGCGATCGCCGCCTCGTGCAGTTCGGGGTCGGCCAGGCCGTGGCGGGCCGCGTCGATCCAGAGCGGATTGTGCGGCGCGGGCAGCGAGTGGGTGCGCTCGGCCAGTGGCTTCACCACCCGGTAGGCGGTCTCGGCGGCCTCGGGGTCGTCGAAGAGCGCCGCCGTCACCGCGAGCGGCACGATCCAGCCGTCCTCGCCCGGCTGGGCGTCGATCATGCGCAGCTCGAGATGGCCGCGCGGTCTGACCGGCGGGAACAGGGTGGAGACGTGGTAGTCGAGATCCTCCCGGGTCGGCGGCCGGGGCACTGACGACCTGGCCCACTCCCGGAAGGTGAGCCTCTCGGGGACGTCCCAGGGGCCGCTGTCCCGTCGTATGCACATCACCGGCGCGTCCAGGACGTGCCGGGCCCAGGCAGTGCGGGGGTCGGTGTCCAGGGAGGGGCCGCCCGCCCGGTCCTCGCCGATCTCCGTCCACAGCAGCTGGCGGGTCGAGAGCCAGCCGGTGGGCTCGGAACCGGCGAGCGGGGAGTTGGCGAAGGCGGCCACCAGGACCGGGCCCAGCTGGTGTGCCAGCGACCAGCGTCGTCCGAGGCCGAGGGGGCCGGGCTCCTCGTGTCCGGCGTCCACGCACACCTGCACGGAGGCCGAGGTGCACATCATCGCGCGGCCCGCCGGGCCGGTGCGGTCGAGGCAGGCCTCCAGGGCGTCGTAGCGCGGTTCGTGCAGATACCTGCGGGGCGGGTGCCAGGGATCGTGGCCGATGCCGACGAGGCCGAGGCCGTGCTCGGCGAGGGCCGCCCGGACGGCGGCGAGGTCGGCGGAGACGGTACCGATGCACTCCATCAGGGAGTCGGCGGGCTGAGAACTCAGCTCCAGCTGACCGCCCGGTTCGACGGTGAGCGCCGACTTCAGGGGCACGGTCCGCAGTGCGGCGTAGGCCGCCGCGAGTCGTTCGGGTGTGACGGGGAGCCGAGGGCTGCTCAGCTCGTGGACAAGCCATTCCACTTCCACCCCGATGCGGCGGGGTGGGCCGGTCTTGAAGCAGATGCCGCGGACCAGGGCCTCGAGCTCTGCTTCGGGCAGGGATGTACGGGGCTTCGTACAGTCGCCCGGCGTACAGTCGCTGGGTGTGTCGGACATGTCGGGATCCTCCTGAGATTCCACCATGCCACCAGTCCGGGGATCAGGTGGGTCGGACCGGCAACGCTCGTCCCACCCAAGACCCTCATCTCGTTCCGCACAAGGGGGCACATCCTTGCATTAGGGGCTGTGGATCTCCGTTTTCCCGGGGTTTTCGAGGCGTTTTCCTGCTGTGCCGGGCGCCGGAAACTCTGTTGCACCGCATCCGCGCCATCGCCCACGATTCCTCCATGGGCACGACGGGGGAGACCGCGCGGCGTGCGGTCATGGCGCTCACGGGGGTGGCGCCATGAGCGCGCGTCTGCGCGGGATCGCGCAGGAGACGGAACAGATCGTCGCGGCCGGGCGCTATCGAGCCCCGGACGGCCGCGAGGTCGTGGTGGCCGCCGAGACCGACGCGGCCCGGGCGGCGACGCGGATGTACGGACCGGGCCCCGTCGAGGTGCCGGTCTTCGCCGCTGTGGACACGTTCTTCGAGGTCACGGGCGAGAGCAGCCTGGAGGCGGCCCATCGGCTCGGCGGGCGCACCGCCGTACTGAACTTCGCCTCGGCGCGCAATCCGGGCGGCGGTTATCTGAACGGCGCTCAGGCACAGGAAGAGGCCCTGTGCCGGGCGTCCGCGCTGTACACCTGCCAGCTGGGGGCCCGCGAGTTCTACGACCACCACCGGGCCCACCGCGACCCGTTCTACACCGACCGGGTCATCCACGCACCGGCCGTGCCGGTGTTCCGGGACGATCGCGGCCGTCTGCTGGACGCGGCACACCTCGTGGGCTTCCTGACGGCGGCCGCCCCGAACGCCGGGGTGGTCCGGCGGACGGCACCCGAGCGGACCGCCGAGCTGCCCCGAGC
This portion of the Streptomyces canus genome encodes:
- a CDS encoding TIGR02452 family protein → MSARLRGIAQETEQIVAAGRYRAPDGREVVVAAETDAARAATRMYGPGPVEVPVFAAVDTFFEVTGESSLEAAHRLGGRTAVLNFASARNPGGGYLNGAQAQEEALCRASALYTCQLGAREFYDHHRAHRDPFYTDRVIHAPAVPVFRDDRGRLLDAAHLVGFLTAAAPNAGVVRRTAPERTAELPRALAARAGQVLSVAVAEGYRRLVLGAWGCGVFQNDPAQVAGAFRALLEPGGRFAGAFEHVVFGVLDRTRGAVVRAAFVRAFPERQLQR
- the egtC gene encoding ergothioneine biosynthesis protein EgtC encodes the protein MCRHLAYLGPGEPLGSLLVAPPHSLYRQSWAPRRQRYGTVNADGFGVGWYAEGDPVPARYRRAGPIWADLSFADLARVVNSTAILAAVRDATLAGADAEAAAAPYASGPWLFSHNGAVKGWPGALAPLTAALPPADLLSMEARNDSAFVWALVLNRLRGGDEEGQALADTVLEVAEAAPGSRLNLLLTNGESIAATAWGDTLWYLQRPGTGTVVASEPYDDDPHWQEVPDRTLLAASRTDVLLTPLKEPSAEPLEEPST
- the egtB gene encoding ergothioneine biosynthesis protein EgtB, encoding MTNPSADASVDPETVRERAVTTLVTARDRTTLLTSCVEDPDLTAQHSPLMSPLVWDLAHIGNQEEQWLLRTVAGQEAIRPEIDGIYDAFEHPRSERPTLPLLSPAESRRYAAEVRGRVLDVLEGAALHGTRLTEAGFAFGMIAQHEQQHDETMLITHQLRKGPQALTAPDPEPAPLFTGPAEVLVPGGPFTMGTSDEPWALDNERPAHRREVDPFYIDTTPVTNAEYQAFIDDGGYDNERWWAPAGWAHIRRHSIHAPLFWSRDGKQWLRRRFGVTEVVPPDEPVVHVCWYEADAYARWAGRRLPTEAEWEKAARHDPAAGRSTRYPWGDADPAPEHANLGQRHLRPAPAGSYPQGESPLGVRQLIGDVWEWTASDFEPYPGFQAFPYKEYSEVFFGPDHKVLRGGSFAVDAVACRGTFRNWDYPIRRQIFSGFRTARSGSV
- the egtA gene encoding ergothioneine biosynthesis glutamate--cysteine ligase EgtA, which translates into the protein MSDTPSDCTPGDCTKPRTSLPEAELEALVRGICFKTGPPRRIGVEVEWLVHELSSPRLPVTPERLAAAYAALRTVPLKSALTVEPGGQLELSSQPADSLMECIGTVSADLAAVRAALAEHGLGLVGIGHDPWHPPRRYLHEPRYDALEACLDRTGPAGRAMMCTSASVQVCVDAGHEEPGPLGLGRRWSLAHQLGPVLVAAFANSPLAGSEPTGWLSTRQLLWTEIGEDRAGGPSLDTDPRTAWARHVLDAPVMCIRRDSGPWDVPERLTFREWARSSVPRPPTREDLDYHVSTLFPPVRPRGHLELRMIDAQPGEDGWIVPLAVTAALFDDPEAAETAYRVVKPLAERTHSLPAPHNPLWIDAARHGLADPELHEAAIACFGTALEALPRLGATREVTDAVETYLHRYVIRGRCPADDLLDRTHGSLGKKEVRT